The region CGGCGACACTGTTGGTCTGGGGACTCTTCGGGATGGCATTTCTTCCTCCGATGGCTGGCCTTATTTACAAAGTCGGCATCACCATAGATCAAGTCGACGGCCAGTTTGTACGCGGGTGGTCGCTGCCCAAGGTTTTTCAGTTATCGCTGGGAAGTTTGGTGGTCTATCGCGAAGAGCTACTGTGGACTCTCGCCCTAAGCTCGACGGTGGCGATCGCAACGCTTGTGGTTGCGTTGCTACTTAGCGACATCGCGAGACGAAGTCGCCTCGGAGGTTTTTGCGTGGCGATGCTTTGCGCCGCATTGTTTGCCATCCCCGGTCCTTTGGTTGGAATTGGAATTGCATGGGGTGTGAATCGCCCATGGCTGGTATCGCTGGCTCCGTTAATAGATCGCACAATTTTCGCACCCACGTTGGCAATTCTGACCGTCACTATTCCGTTGGTTACGTTCTTCTACTGGCATGCCATGAACGTTTCTCCGCAACTGTACGAGATGGCCAAACTCGACGGCAGTTCATGGTGGCGAACATGGATACGGATTGTCATCCCAGGCAATCTTCCCCTCATCTTGTCCGGCGGACTGATCGCGTTTGTCCTTGCCGCCAACGATGTCGCTCGCTCGGTGATGGTCCTACCGGCAGGGATCGATACCATTTCACGACGCATCTTCGGCCTCCTTCACTTCGGCGGCGAAGACAACGTGGCCGGCATTCTGCTGATGAATTTAGGTGTCGTCGCCGTCCTGTCGTTGACGATTCAGAAGCTTGCCGACTGGCGCAGTCGTAACGATTTTCACGATTCACTGCCGTGATTGGTAACAGCGCACTATACTGCTGGTGTTCTTAAGCCTTGGACTTCCCCTAAAAGGAGCCCTTATGCCTCGCCAGATTTCGCTGAGCCTGCTTTTCCTGCTGCTATTCGCCACACTTGCGACGGCAGACGAAATCTCGTTCGAACGAGATGGCCAGCGAGTCGATCTTAAGGGCGACGTGATTGCGACTCACGAGGCGGGAATTGTCCTGCATACCGCGGATGGCAAGATGTGGCCGATTCAGCAGGATGAAATTGTCGAACGCAAGAAGACGAGCGATCCGCTGGAACTTCAGACCAAGCAGCAGTTGATCGAAACCGTTTTGTCCGAGATGCCCCCAGGCTCAAAAGTCTTCGAGACCACACACTACATCGTCGCGTACAACACGTCGCGTGCCTACGCGCAATGGGTTGGCGGCATGCTTGAGCGACTTCATCGCGGGTTTACCAGCTACTGGTCGCAACGAGGAGTACAACTTCACGAACCCAAACAACCGCTGGTCGCTTTGGTGTTTGACAACCAAGATCAATTTGCGGCCTATGGCGAAGCGGAACTAGGAGCCGCAGCGAAAAGTGTCATTGGCTTCTACAGCATGCACACCAACTACGTGGTGATGTTTGATCTGACGGGGGGCGCCGGAAACGCTCGTCGTACGCTGGGCATTCGCGATATTCAACGCTTGATGAATCGCCCTGACTTCCAGTGGAGTCTCGCGACGATCGTTCACGAAGCGACCCACCAACTTGCGTTTAACTCAGGCCTGCAAAAACGATGGGCCGATGTTCCCCTCTGGTTCTCGGAAGGTCTTGCGATTTACTTTGAAACACCCGACGTGTCGAGTAGTCGCGGATGGCGCGGTATCGGCCAGGTAAGTGCCCCAC is a window of Bremerella sp. TYQ1 DNA encoding:
- a CDS encoding iron ABC transporter permease, with translation MVVVISPETSPRLSRWTLVVAALTALGLVFSMIYWGDPLSIQLTRDTLLYAAAVVLLTIPPAVLTALLLFRTNIIGYRWLTSLLVVWLFIPIYVHIAGWRDLFGPQGWWEIASVIDPSSNLIDGWTGLLWLHSLAVFPWVTLLTGLAFIRSSSVLEEDARLDVSSLWVLAKVTLRGNWDIVLVAAAWIVVSVFGEMSIASVCNVRTYAEVVFTGIPLGQSTSETALSFVPGVLLVIGLILLAAWIATFIRPRSSEIESQRLQRLPLGSLRGTATLLVWGLFGMAFLPPMAGLIYKVGITIDQVDGQFVRGWSLPKVFQLSLGSLVVYREELLWTLALSSTVAIATLVVALLLSDIARRSRLGGFCVAMLCAALFAIPGPLVGIGIAWGVNRPWLVSLAPLIDRTIFAPTLAILTVTIPLVTFFYWHAMNVSPQLYEMAKLDGSSWWRTWIRIVIPGNLPLILSGGLIAFVLAANDVARSVMVLPAGIDTISRRIFGLLHFGGEDNVAGILLMNLGVVAVLSLTIQKLADWRSRNDFHDSLP
- a CDS encoding DUF1570 domain-containing protein, yielding MPRQISLSLLFLLLFATLATADEISFERDGQRVDLKGDVIATHEAGIVLHTADGKMWPIQQDEIVERKKTSDPLELQTKQQLIETVLSEMPPGSKVFETTHYIVAYNTSRAYAQWVGGMLERLHRGFTSYWSQRGVQLHEPKQPLVALVFDNQDQFAAYGEAELGAAAKSVIGFYSMHTNYVVMFDLTGGAGNARRTLGIRDIQRLMNRPDFQWSLATIVHEATHQLAFNSGLQKRWADVPLWFSEGLAIYFETPDVSSSRGWRGIGQVSAPRLQQFQQAAKESSQPFLPDLLTNDDSLRKAATRMDRYAQAWALTYFLQKRMPEKYDAYLNELSQIKPLHDPSQADRVRMFQKHFGADLLELENEVRQMMLGMRP